The following are encoded together in the Labeo rohita strain BAU-BD-2019 chromosome 17, IGBB_LRoh.1.0, whole genome shotgun sequence genome:
- the exo1 gene encoding exonuclease 1 isoform X1: MGIQGLLQFIKEASEPISVKKYRGQTVAVDTYCWLHKGAFSCAEKLAKGEPTDQYVSYCMKFVDMLLSFGVKPILVFDGRNLPSKQEVEKSRRERRQANLQKGKQLLREGKISEARECFTRSVNITPSMAHDVIKTARMRGVDCVVAPYEADAQLAFLNKSGIAQAVITEDSDLLAFGCKKVILKMDKQGNGLEIDQCHLGRCKSLGNIFTEEKFRYMCILSGCDYLPSLYGIGLGKACKLLRMANNPDILKVIKKMGQYLKMDIAVPDEYIEGFTKANNTFLYQLVFDPLKRKVVPLNPYPDHINPASLSYAGTNVGDEKGLEMALGNLDINTMQRIDDFNPDAPYTQPSKAPRSSSWNDRRDKSGPFQISIWSRNYEPGSTQPKSPTTPKRPPPTRGKERIVNMQRIKLPQRESQVKRPREDTSLSVDDLLGQYSAGVKRHCPETPPTTEPPTNNNIASKEKGCGSTVGQSRPRNRFATLLQWRNQSEEGTGEQITRSRFFCNGESSMPETQEDSLKQDSPQPVKSPEMSVSQSEGNTLELCQDSETEQAEDEKSSPSASPSHSSRSASLGLGVFSWSGNTRELSKSSHPPTVTTDRHSSTPSGLSTLQQFHRKKGSFSWAGSGLSLSSSPVESTEDAEKSPESPPSQDSAYFSQSSSTSAGTENSLITEDNSDKEKERDSDGSNSLSSSPTDKLKPALNRTKVSGLSRKQPCGQGKGGKIETSAPARPSGLRKKASGKKSTVNNENSPGLQATISGLWGAFSFKKDISKLSTCRKGEPMSPVRENVMTELNEADQEILIIAE, translated from the exons ATGGGAATTCAAGGTTTGTTGCAATTTATTAAAGAAGCATCGGAGCCCATCAGTGTTAAGAAGTATAGGGGACAGACAGTGGCGGTGGACACATACTGCTGGCTCCATAAGGGGGCATTTTCATGTGCAGAGAAACTTGCAAAAGGAGAACCTACAGATCA GTATGTGTCCTACTGTATGAAGTTTGTGGATATGCTGCTTTCTTTTGGAGTTAAGCCGATCTTGGTGTTTGATGGACGTAACTTGCCCTCCAAACAGGAAGTGGAGAAATCCCGGCGCGA GCGTCGACAGGCAAATCTGCAGAAAGGCAAACAGCTGCTGCGGGAGGGTAAGATATCAGAAGCCCGAGAATGTTTTACCCGCAGTGTTAATATCACCCCGTCCATGGCACATGATGTTATTAAG ACCGCCAGGATGCGTGGAGTGGACTGTGTTGTTGCTCCGTATGAAGCAGATGCCCAGTTAGCTTTTCTGAACAAATCTGGTATTGCTCAGGCAGTGATCACAGAGGACTCAGATCTGCTGGCATTTGGCTGCAAAAAG GTGATTTTAAAGATGGATAAACAAGGTAATGGATTGGAGATTGATCAGTGTCACCTGGGCCGCTGCAAGTCTCTGGGCAACATCTTCACAGAAGAGAAGTTCCGCTACATGTGCATCCTCTCTGGCTGCGACTATCTGCCATCTCTGTATGGCATCGGTCTGGGAAAGGCATGCAAGCTGCTCAGGATGGCAAATAACCCAGATATTCTGAAG GTGATAAAGAAGATGGGTCAGTACCTGAAGATGGACATCGCTGTGCCAGATGAGTACATTGAGGGTTTCACAAAAGCCAACAACACATTTCTGTATCAGCTGGTCTTTGACCCCTTGAAGAGGAAGGTGGTTCCTTTGAACCCTTACCCGGATCACATTAACCCCGCTTCCCTCAGCTATGCTGGAAC TAATGTAGGAGATGAGAAAGGGCTAGAAATGGCTCTTGGGAATCTGGACATTAACACAATGCAAAGAATAGATGACTTCAACCCTGACGCACCTTACACTCAG CCCTCTAAAGCCCCTCGCAGTAGTTCTTGGAATGACAGACGTGACAAAAGTGGCCCGTTCCAGATAAGTATTTGGAGCAGGAACTATGAACCCGGTAGCACCCAGCCAAAAAGTCCTACCACCCCCAAAAGACCCCCTCCTACCCGGGGCAAAGAGAGGATCGTTAACATGCAGAGGATAAAATTGCCCCAAAGAGAGTCACAGGTGAAAAGACCCCGTGAAG acaCCAGCCTCTCTGTGGATGACCTGTTAGGGCAGTATTCAGCTGGTGTAAAGAGACACTGCCCTGAAACTCCGCCCACTACTGAGCCGCCAACCAACAACAACATTGCTTCCAAGGAGAAGGGGTGTGGCAGCACAGTTGGACAGTCCCGTCCTCGAAATCGCTTTGCAACACTGCTGCAATGGAGGAACCAATCAGAAGAGGGCACCGGAGAGCAGATCACACGCAGCCG GTTCTTCTGTAATGGTGAATCCAGTATGCCAGAGACACAGGAAGACTCGCTAAAACAAGATTCACCTCAGCCTGTGAAGTCTCCAGAGATGAGTGTCTCACAATCTGAAGGAAACACACTAGAATTGTGTCAGGACTCAGAGACAGAGCAGGCCGAAGATGAGAAGTCCAGCCCATCTGCATCTCCGTCTCACTCCTCCAGGTCTGCGAGTTTGGGTCTCGGGGTTTTTAGTTGGTCAGGAAACACCAGAGAACTGAGTAAATCTTCACATCCACCCACCGTCACCACAGACAGACATTCCTCCACACCCTCAGGGTTATCCACCCTACAGCAGTTTCACAGAAAGAAGGGCAGCTTCTCCTGGGCAGGGTCAGGGCTTTCGCTCTCATCTTCTCCTGTAGAGAGCACAGAGGATGCAGAGAAATCTCCCGAGTCTCCTCCGTCTCAGGacagtgcatatttctctcaaTCCAGCAGCACCTCTGCTGGTACTGAGAACTCCCTAATCACAGAGGACAACTCTGATAAG GAAAAGGAGAGAGATTCAGATGGCTCCAACAGCCTAAGCAGTTCTCCCACAGACAAGCTGAAACCTGCTCTGAACAGAACAAAG GTTTCAGGGTTGTCTCGGAAACAGCCTTGTGGGCAGGGTAAAGGCGGTAAAATCGAGACCTCCGCTCCTGCTAGGCCTAGCGGTCTAAGGAAGAAAGCGAGTGGGAAAAAGAGTACCGTCAACAATGAGAACAGCCCAGGCCTGCAGGCCACCATCAGCGGCCTCTGGGGGGCCTTCAGCTTCAAGAA GGACATTTCGAAGCTGAGCACCTGCAGAAAAGGAGAGCCGATGTCTCCAGTCAGAGAGAATGTGATGACAGAACTGAATGAAGCAGATCAAGAGATTCTCATCATTGCGGAGTGA
- the exo1 gene encoding exonuclease 1 isoform X2: MGIQGLLQFIKEASEPISVKKYRGQTVAVDTYCWLHKGAFSCAEKLAKGEPTDQYVSYCMKFVDMLLSFGVKPILVFDGRNLPSKQEVEKSRRERRQANLQKGKQLLREGKISEARECFTRSVNITPSMAHDVIKTARMRGVDCVVAPYEADAQLAFLNKSGIAQAVITEDSDLLAFGCKKVILKMDKQGNGLEIDQCHLGRCKSLGNIFTEEKFRYMCILSGCDYLPSLYGIGLGKACKLLRMANNPDILKVIKKMGQYLKMDIAVPDEYIEGFTKANNTFLYQLVFDPLKRKVVPLNPYPDHINPASLSYAGTNVGDEKGLEMALGNLDINTMQRIDDFNPDAPYTQPSKAPRSSSWNDRRDKSGPFQISIWSRNYEPGSTQPKSPTTPKRPPPTRGKERIVNMQRIKLPQRESQVKRPREGQYSAGVKRHCPETPPTTEPPTNNNIASKEKGCGSTVGQSRPRNRFATLLQWRNQSEEGTGEQITRSRFFCNGESSMPETQEDSLKQDSPQPVKSPEMSVSQSEGNTLELCQDSETEQAEDEKSSPSASPSHSSRSASLGLGVFSWSGNTRELSKSSHPPTVTTDRHSSTPSGLSTLQQFHRKKGSFSWAGSGLSLSSSPVESTEDAEKSPESPPSQDSAYFSQSSSTSAGTENSLITEDNSDKEKERDSDGSNSLSSSPTDKLKPALNRTKVSGLSRKQPCGQGKGGKIETSAPARPSGLRKKASGKKSTVNNENSPGLQATISGLWGAFSFKKDISKLSTCRKGEPMSPVRENVMTELNEADQEILIIAE; the protein is encoded by the exons ATGGGAATTCAAGGTTTGTTGCAATTTATTAAAGAAGCATCGGAGCCCATCAGTGTTAAGAAGTATAGGGGACAGACAGTGGCGGTGGACACATACTGCTGGCTCCATAAGGGGGCATTTTCATGTGCAGAGAAACTTGCAAAAGGAGAACCTACAGATCA GTATGTGTCCTACTGTATGAAGTTTGTGGATATGCTGCTTTCTTTTGGAGTTAAGCCGATCTTGGTGTTTGATGGACGTAACTTGCCCTCCAAACAGGAAGTGGAGAAATCCCGGCGCGA GCGTCGACAGGCAAATCTGCAGAAAGGCAAACAGCTGCTGCGGGAGGGTAAGATATCAGAAGCCCGAGAATGTTTTACCCGCAGTGTTAATATCACCCCGTCCATGGCACATGATGTTATTAAG ACCGCCAGGATGCGTGGAGTGGACTGTGTTGTTGCTCCGTATGAAGCAGATGCCCAGTTAGCTTTTCTGAACAAATCTGGTATTGCTCAGGCAGTGATCACAGAGGACTCAGATCTGCTGGCATTTGGCTGCAAAAAG GTGATTTTAAAGATGGATAAACAAGGTAATGGATTGGAGATTGATCAGTGTCACCTGGGCCGCTGCAAGTCTCTGGGCAACATCTTCACAGAAGAGAAGTTCCGCTACATGTGCATCCTCTCTGGCTGCGACTATCTGCCATCTCTGTATGGCATCGGTCTGGGAAAGGCATGCAAGCTGCTCAGGATGGCAAATAACCCAGATATTCTGAAG GTGATAAAGAAGATGGGTCAGTACCTGAAGATGGACATCGCTGTGCCAGATGAGTACATTGAGGGTTTCACAAAAGCCAACAACACATTTCTGTATCAGCTGGTCTTTGACCCCTTGAAGAGGAAGGTGGTTCCTTTGAACCCTTACCCGGATCACATTAACCCCGCTTCCCTCAGCTATGCTGGAAC TAATGTAGGAGATGAGAAAGGGCTAGAAATGGCTCTTGGGAATCTGGACATTAACACAATGCAAAGAATAGATGACTTCAACCCTGACGCACCTTACACTCAG CCCTCTAAAGCCCCTCGCAGTAGTTCTTGGAATGACAGACGTGACAAAAGTGGCCCGTTCCAGATAAGTATTTGGAGCAGGAACTATGAACCCGGTAGCACCCAGCCAAAAAGTCCTACCACCCCCAAAAGACCCCCTCCTACCCGGGGCAAAGAGAGGATCGTTAACATGCAGAGGATAAAATTGCCCCAAAGAGAGTCACAGGTGAAAAGACCCCGTGAAG GGCAGTATTCAGCTGGTGTAAAGAGACACTGCCCTGAAACTCCGCCCACTACTGAGCCGCCAACCAACAACAACATTGCTTCCAAGGAGAAGGGGTGTGGCAGCACAGTTGGACAGTCCCGTCCTCGAAATCGCTTTGCAACACTGCTGCAATGGAGGAACCAATCAGAAGAGGGCACCGGAGAGCAGATCACACGCAGCCG GTTCTTCTGTAATGGTGAATCCAGTATGCCAGAGACACAGGAAGACTCGCTAAAACAAGATTCACCTCAGCCTGTGAAGTCTCCAGAGATGAGTGTCTCACAATCTGAAGGAAACACACTAGAATTGTGTCAGGACTCAGAGACAGAGCAGGCCGAAGATGAGAAGTCCAGCCCATCTGCATCTCCGTCTCACTCCTCCAGGTCTGCGAGTTTGGGTCTCGGGGTTTTTAGTTGGTCAGGAAACACCAGAGAACTGAGTAAATCTTCACATCCACCCACCGTCACCACAGACAGACATTCCTCCACACCCTCAGGGTTATCCACCCTACAGCAGTTTCACAGAAAGAAGGGCAGCTTCTCCTGGGCAGGGTCAGGGCTTTCGCTCTCATCTTCTCCTGTAGAGAGCACAGAGGATGCAGAGAAATCTCCCGAGTCTCCTCCGTCTCAGGacagtgcatatttctctcaaTCCAGCAGCACCTCTGCTGGTACTGAGAACTCCCTAATCACAGAGGACAACTCTGATAAG GAAAAGGAGAGAGATTCAGATGGCTCCAACAGCCTAAGCAGTTCTCCCACAGACAAGCTGAAACCTGCTCTGAACAGAACAAAG GTTTCAGGGTTGTCTCGGAAACAGCCTTGTGGGCAGGGTAAAGGCGGTAAAATCGAGACCTCCGCTCCTGCTAGGCCTAGCGGTCTAAGGAAGAAAGCGAGTGGGAAAAAGAGTACCGTCAACAATGAGAACAGCCCAGGCCTGCAGGCCACCATCAGCGGCCTCTGGGGGGCCTTCAGCTTCAAGAA GGACATTTCGAAGCTGAGCACCTGCAGAAAAGGAGAGCCGATGTCTCCAGTCAGAGAGAATGTGATGACAGAACTGAATGAAGCAGATCAAGAGATTCTCATCATTGCGGAGTGA
- the yipf4 gene encoding protein YIPF4, with amino-acid sequence MQFSPTNGDFTFVSSTDAEELSGTIDAPDITLNMGPDSTRDTYATTFLRQRGYGWLLEVEEDDAEDTKPLLEELDIDLKDIYYKIRCVLMPMPSLGFNRQVVRDNPDFWGPLAVVLLFSMISIYGQFRVVSWIITIWIFGSLTIFLLARVLGGEVSYGQVLGVIGYSLLPLIVIAPLLLVIGAFEVVSTLIKLFGVFWAAYSAASLLVGDEFKTKKPLLIYPIFLLYIYFLSLYTGV; translated from the exons ATGCAGTTCTCTCCCACCAACGGAGATTTTACCTTCGTCTCTTCGACGGACGCTGAAG AGCTCAGCGGCACCATCGATGCACCAGATATCACACTAAATATGGGCCCTGATTCCACCAGGGACACTTACGCCACCACCTTTCTAAGGCAGAGAGGTTACGGATGGTTGCTGGAGGTGGAAGAAGATGATGCCGAGGACACTAAACCGCTTCT gGAGGAGTTGGACATTGATTTAAAGGACATCTACTACAAGATCAGGTGTGTGCTGATGCCCATGCCCTCACTGGGTTTTAACAGACAGGTGGTGAGGGACAATCCTGATTTCTGGGGAccactggctgttgtcctgcTCTTCTCCATGATCTCCATCTATGGACAGTTTAGG GTTGTTTCCTGGATTATTACGATTTGGATATTTGGATCACTGACGATCTTCCTTCTTGCAAGAGTGCTGGGTGGAGag gTGTCTTACGGACAAGTGCTTGGAGTTATTGGCTATTCTTTGCTCCCACTCATTGTAATAGCTCCACTTCTCCTGGTCATTGGGGCTTTTGAAGTCGTCTCTACACTCATAAAg CTTTTTGGAGTATTCTGGGCCGCGTACAGTGCTGCCTCTTTACTCGTCGGTGATGAATTCAAAACGAAGAAACCCCTTCTCATATATCCCATCTTCCTTTTGTACATCTACTTCCTGTCTCTGTATACTGGAGTCTGA